In a single window of the Arthrobacter sp. StoSoilA2 genome:
- a CDS encoding alpha/beta family hydrolase, whose product MPNTETALTVAMGDTKVSGIHVRPEKSFATLVVAHGAGAGKEHPFLQGFAEAMAEEGVSTLRFNFPYREAGRRFPDRPPAAIATWRAVMEKAAELAGDEPLWAGGKSFGGRMASMAVAEGMPAGGLVYLGYPLHAPGKPEKLRDEHLYGITVPMLFLQGTRDTFATPELLESVVARIGTTATLQWSENADHSFVVKGLKRSAAEIGASLAPAVAGFMRENS is encoded by the coding sequence ATGCCAAACACTGAAACCGCCCTGACTGTTGCCATGGGAGACACCAAGGTATCGGGAATCCACGTCCGTCCGGAGAAGTCGTTCGCCACCCTCGTAGTTGCCCACGGCGCCGGAGCCGGAAAGGAACACCCCTTCCTGCAGGGATTTGCCGAAGCGATGGCGGAGGAAGGCGTCAGTACGCTGCGCTTCAATTTTCCGTACCGGGAAGCCGGGCGACGCTTCCCTGACCGCCCGCCGGCAGCCATAGCCACGTGGCGCGCCGTCATGGAAAAGGCCGCAGAACTGGCAGGCGATGAACCGTTGTGGGCGGGGGGAAAATCCTTTGGCGGACGGATGGCCTCCATGGCCGTGGCTGAGGGAATGCCCGCGGGTGGCCTGGTGTATCTCGGTTATCCACTCCACGCGCCGGGCAAACCGGAGAAGCTCCGCGATGAACACCTCTACGGGATAACGGTGCCCATGCTGTTCCTTCAGGGCACCCGCGATACCTTCGCGACACCGGAACTCCTGGAGTCTGTGGTGGCCAGGATAGGCACGACGGCGACTCTCCAGTGGAGCGAAAATGCAGACCATTCGTTCGTGGTCAAGGGCCTCAAGCGCAGTGCCGCCGAGATAGGTGCCTCGCTTGCACCCGCGGTGGCAGGATTCATGAGGGAAAACAGTTGA
- the ligD gene encoding non-homologous end-joining DNA ligase, producing the protein MASESATVSVPGPEGPREVRISSPGRIMWPEAGLTKLDLANYLVDVGDAFVAANGNRPVSLQRYSGNIEGEMFFSKNPPKGAPDYVRSVMVTYPSARTHPQLVIDEPAAAVWAAQMNTVVFHPWASRANDPDNPDQLRIDLDPQPGTDFDDAIPAAQELRALLDEAGLTAFIKTSGNRGLHVYAPIHPKHEFLEVRHAVIAAGRELERRMPEKVTTAWWKEERGTRIFVDFNQANRDRTIAGAYSPRAVPNAQVSCPLAWEELENSDPAKYTITTVPDRLKTTGDPWATMHDKPGDIDVLLQWWERDVKNGQGEMPFPPEFPKMPGEPMRVQPSRARKQEE; encoded by the coding sequence ATGGCGAGCGAATCAGCAACAGTCTCCGTGCCCGGTCCCGAGGGCCCCCGAGAAGTTCGGATTTCAAGTCCAGGCCGCATCATGTGGCCTGAGGCCGGGCTGACGAAACTGGACCTGGCAAACTACCTGGTGGACGTGGGGGACGCTTTTGTGGCGGCCAACGGCAACCGGCCGGTCAGTCTCCAGAGGTACTCGGGCAACATCGAGGGCGAGATGTTCTTCTCCAAGAACCCTCCCAAGGGTGCGCCGGACTACGTCCGCTCGGTCATGGTGACTTATCCGAGCGCACGGACGCATCCGCAATTGGTGATCGATGAACCCGCGGCCGCGGTGTGGGCAGCGCAAATGAACACGGTCGTTTTCCACCCGTGGGCTTCCCGTGCCAACGATCCCGATAACCCCGACCAGCTGCGAATCGACCTCGATCCCCAGCCTGGAACCGACTTTGATGACGCCATACCGGCTGCGCAGGAACTCCGTGCGTTGTTGGACGAAGCGGGGCTGACGGCCTTCATCAAGACCTCGGGCAACAGGGGACTGCATGTGTATGCGCCCATCCACCCCAAGCATGAATTCCTGGAAGTGCGCCACGCGGTGATCGCTGCCGGCCGGGAGTTGGAGCGACGGATGCCCGAGAAGGTCACTACAGCATGGTGGAAAGAAGAACGCGGGACCAGGATCTTCGTGGACTTCAACCAGGCCAACCGGGACCGGACGATCGCCGGCGCATACAGCCCGCGTGCCGTGCCAAATGCACAGGTATCGTGCCCGTTGGCGTGGGAAGAGCTGGAGAATTCCGATCCGGCCAAATACACCATCACCACTGTCCCGGACCGGCTGAAGACAACAGGTGACCCGTGGGCAACGATGCATGACAAGCCCGGAGACATCGACGTCCTGCTGCAATGGTGGGAGCGCGACGTCAAGAACGGCCAAGGCGAAATGCCGTTCCCACCGGAATTTCCCAAGATGCCGGGGGAGCCAATGCGGGTGCAGCCCAGCCGGGCGCGCAAGCAGGAGGAATAA
- a CDS encoding serine hydrolase domain-containing protein, translated as MTSSTAAPPTVPAPPPTSTSQSPPVTPAFRELQATLELFSREMLQNGAPAVLMEARAGQQVWRHAAGVRSLDGGAPVQADDPIRVGGLTRTMVAVCVLKLVEEGRLVLEDPIAKYLPGIGVLLPPGQESVTVRQLLDHTSGTSYASGLSDYAVLGFLVERLRGAPLGTVLRTDILDPLNLHSTKVLDEGPLPAALVHGYAVLRGKTVDVTHSAQPGGPASEGVIASVADINAFYAALLKGRLLLPESLLEMKGPVFADYGLGLDHWKDTCTNGLYYGHSGDIPGYGTISISSADGNRQLTISLAYPPLPLSTQPSAIALELTGLAQVALNASCRFQFR; from the coding sequence GTGACAAGCTCGACGGCGGCCCCTCCCACTGTCCCTGCGCCGCCGCCGACATCAACATCACAGTCACCACCGGTAACACCTGCCTTTCGCGAGCTGCAGGCAACTTTGGAACTCTTTAGTCGGGAGATGCTCCAGAACGGTGCGCCGGCGGTGCTGATGGAGGCCAGAGCCGGGCAACAAGTGTGGAGGCACGCGGCAGGTGTCAGGAGCCTTGACGGAGGTGCTCCCGTGCAGGCGGATGATCCGATCCGTGTGGGTGGGCTGACGCGGACCATGGTGGCAGTTTGCGTGTTGAAGCTGGTGGAAGAAGGCCGGCTGGTACTTGAGGATCCGATCGCCAAGTACCTGCCGGGGATCGGCGTCCTCCTGCCGCCGGGCCAAGAGTCAGTGACCGTCCGGCAATTGCTGGACCACACCTCCGGGACTTCCTATGCCAGCGGACTTTCGGATTATGCGGTCCTTGGCTTTTTGGTGGAGCGGCTGAGGGGGGCTCCACTGGGAACCGTGCTGCGAACGGACATCCTGGATCCCTTGAATTTGCATTCAACCAAGGTGTTGGACGAGGGCCCCCTTCCGGCCGCGTTGGTCCATGGTTATGCAGTGCTGCGGGGCAAAACCGTGGACGTCACGCATTCCGCGCAGCCTGGTGGCCCGGCTTCAGAGGGCGTGATCGCCAGCGTGGCAGACATCAATGCCTTCTACGCAGCGTTGCTCAAAGGGCGGCTGCTGCTACCGGAGAGCCTCCTGGAGATGAAGGGCCCGGTTTTCGCCGATTACGGATTGGGTCTGGACCACTGGAAGGACACGTGCACCAACGGCCTCTACTATGGCCATTCAGGTGACATACCCGGCTATGGCACCATCTCGATCAGCAGTGCTGATGGCAACCGTCAGCTCACCATTTCCTTGGCGTACCCGCCGCTGCCCCTGTCCACGCAACCCTCGGCCATCGCCTTGGAACTGACAGGGCTGGCCCAGGTCGCTTTGAACGCGAGCTGCCGCTTCCAGTTCCGCTGA
- a CDS encoding L-threonylcarbamoyladenylate synthase: MARFFDVHPEDPQPRAIGQVVNMLQSGGLIAYPTDSCYALGAQIGNREALDRIRTIRQLDDKHHFTLVCKDFAQMGQFVMIDNDVFRSIKAVTPGSYTFILPATREVPKRLLHPKKKTVGVRIPDHKVVQALLAELGEPLLSSTLLLPDQEEPLTQGWEIKERLDNEVDAVIDSGDTGSEPTTVIDFSSGTAEVVRRGTGDPSRFE; encoded by the coding sequence ATGGCCAGATTCTTTGACGTCCATCCTGAAGATCCCCAACCACGCGCCATCGGCCAAGTGGTTAATATGCTGCAAAGCGGCGGGCTGATCGCCTACCCCACCGACTCCTGTTACGCCCTGGGTGCCCAGATCGGCAACAGGGAAGCCTTGGATCGCATCCGGACCATCCGGCAACTGGACGACAAACACCACTTCACCCTGGTCTGCAAGGACTTTGCCCAAATGGGGCAGTTCGTGATGATCGATAACGATGTTTTCCGCAGCATCAAGGCCGTCACGCCCGGCAGCTACACCTTCATCCTTCCGGCCACCCGCGAGGTTCCCAAACGCCTGCTCCACCCGAAAAAGAAGACAGTGGGCGTACGCATCCCGGACCACAAGGTGGTCCAGGCACTCCTTGCGGAACTCGGTGAACCGTTGCTGTCCAGCACGCTTCTGCTGCCTGACCAGGAGGAGCCACTGACCCAGGGCTGGGAAATCAAGGAGCGGCTGGACAACGAAGTGGACGCAGTGATCGATTCCGGCGATACCGGTTCAGAGCCCACCACAGTGATCGACTTCTCCAGCGGCACGGCAGAGGTAGTGCGTCGCGGAACGGGCGATCCTTCACGGTTCGAATAG
- a CDS encoding ABC transporter permease: MGWALLGSELSVLFRRLRTWAMLVALAAVPILIALAVKLSSRPATPGRGPLFLDRITQNGLFVAVTALVVCVPLFLPLTVGVVAGDTIAGEANLGTLRYLLLAPAGRIRLLLVKYAGAVAFCCAATATVAAAGTLAGVVFFPVGPVTLLSGDTIGVGESVLRSLLIAAYITVSLLGLSAIGLLISTFTDVPVGAMAATIVLSVVSQVLDNLPQLEWLHPWLFSHHWLGFADLLRQPVVWTSFGENALLQAGYIAVCGALAYGKFTTKDILS, encoded by the coding sequence ATGGGGTGGGCGTTGCTTGGCTCGGAGTTATCCGTGCTGTTTCGTCGCCTCCGCACCTGGGCCATGCTGGTGGCCCTCGCTGCCGTTCCCATCCTTATTGCCCTTGCCGTCAAGCTCTCGTCCCGGCCGGCGACACCTGGCCGCGGGCCACTGTTCCTGGATCGCATCACCCAGAACGGCCTCTTTGTTGCTGTAACAGCCCTCGTGGTGTGTGTCCCGCTGTTCCTCCCCCTCACTGTCGGCGTGGTGGCCGGAGACACCATCGCCGGAGAGGCCAACCTGGGAACCTTGCGGTATCTGCTCCTGGCACCGGCGGGGCGCATCCGCCTGCTCCTGGTCAAGTACGCCGGGGCCGTTGCTTTCTGCTGTGCCGCTACGGCTACCGTGGCAGCGGCGGGGACCTTGGCCGGCGTCGTGTTCTTCCCCGTCGGTCCTGTCACGCTGCTCTCCGGCGACACGATCGGGGTTGGCGAGTCAGTCCTGCGCTCCTTGCTGATCGCTGCCTACATCACGGTCTCGCTGCTGGGCCTGTCCGCGATCGGGCTGCTCATCTCGACCTTCACGGATGTACCCGTGGGCGCCATGGCCGCCACGATCGTCCTCTCGGTGGTATCGCAGGTACTGGACAACCTGCCACAACTGGAATGGCTGCATCCTTGGCTGTTCAGCCACCACTGGCTGGGCTTCGCCGACCTCCTGCGGCAGCCGGTTGTCTGGACATCGTTTGGCGAAAACGCGCTTCTCCAAGCGGGTTATATTGCCGTCTGCGGCGCGCTGGCCTACGGGAAGTTCACTACCAAAGACATCCTGTCCTAG
- a CDS encoding ABC transporter ATP-binding protein produces the protein MDLAIETHGLVKRFGHRSAVDGIDLAVPRGAVFGFLGPNGSGKTTTIRVLLGLASANSGEIRVLGKEMPRQWASVLPDVGALVEGPGFYPFLSGAANLLRLDSADRHASSSTRRHRVNEALDRVGLGHAAGKKVRAYSLGMKQRLGLANAMLRPRELLVLDEPTNGLDPQGTREVRSLVRSLAAGGTTVFVSSHLLAEVEQMCTHVGVMSAGRLVAQGPLDELRSAGQAHVLIRTPDVERAAAVLARLGLVPGEAPGRGVIQGNGLDGVEPEEIVAALVADGVRVRGFSVENASLEERFVSLTGEGFDVVG, from the coding sequence ATGGACCTTGCGATAGAAACCCATGGCCTCGTGAAGCGCTTCGGGCACCGTTCCGCAGTGGATGGCATTGACCTTGCGGTCCCCCGCGGCGCGGTGTTCGGCTTCCTGGGGCCCAATGGGTCGGGAAAGACCACCACGATCCGCGTCTTACTTGGACTGGCTTCAGCGAACAGCGGCGAGATACGGGTGCTGGGCAAGGAGATGCCCCGGCAGTGGGCCTCGGTGTTGCCCGATGTAGGCGCGCTGGTGGAGGGGCCGGGGTTCTATCCGTTTCTTTCCGGAGCGGCCAATCTGCTGCGGCTGGATTCAGCGGACCGCCATGCATCCTCTTCCACCCGACGCCACCGCGTCAACGAAGCGTTGGACCGCGTTGGGCTGGGTCACGCCGCCGGAAAGAAAGTACGTGCCTACTCACTGGGGATGAAACAGCGCCTCGGGCTGGCCAACGCCATGCTCCGGCCGCGCGAACTGCTGGTGCTCGATGAACCAACGAACGGGCTGGACCCCCAAGGCACCCGGGAGGTTCGCAGCCTGGTGCGCTCCCTTGCCGCCGGCGGGACCACCGTCTTCGTTTCCAGCCACCTCCTGGCCGAGGTGGAACAAATGTGTACCCACGTGGGGGTGATGAGTGCCGGACGGCTGGTGGCCCAAGGACCGCTGGATGAACTGCGGTCTGCCGGGCAAGCGCACGTTCTGATACGAACGCCCGACGTCGAACGTGCCGCCGCTGTCCTGGCCCGGCTGGGGCTGGTGCCCGGCGAAGCACCTGGCCGCGGGGTGATCCAGGGAAACGGGCTGGACGGCGTTGAGCCCGAAGAGATCGTTGCAGCCTTGGTAGCCGACGGCGTACGGGTCCGGGGCTTCTCTGTGGAGAACGCAAGCCTGGAAGAGCGGTTCGTGTCCTTGACCGGAGAGGGGTTCGACGTTGTCGGCTGA
- a CDS encoding DUF2092 domain-containing protein, which produces MARARQRWLPALLVPLALALAALIGSVQAGASVSLPPKTADEILAMIARTEVRALSGTVVQTADLGLPEIPTAGPGIVPGATSALELLTGSHTARVYLDGPSKAKLQILDRMAERDFVVNGGDAWFYNSADNSATHLSVPVPSLADRGKSLPTESTRPDIPTPEVMARHFLSAIDSSTEVTVGEASTVAGRSAYRLSLVPRSDGTLVDSLSINVDSETGLPLGVEVRAKGQPEPAYSLAYTEVNFSTPDAALFNFTPPAGATVTEKPAPMKPAPMKPAPSKPMPPEMGDPAVPAPDEPVPAPGGSSIPALPRPSPSVTGEGWDTVIGLPAGTAPADLTSNPQLAQVLQPVNGGRALTTALVSVLILDDGRVYAGLVPLDRLESAANAQ; this is translated from the coding sequence ATGGCGCGGGCCAGGCAGCGGTGGCTGCCAGCTCTCCTGGTTCCCCTTGCACTGGCGTTGGCGGCGCTCATCGGCTCCGTCCAGGCTGGCGCGAGTGTTTCCCTGCCGCCCAAAACAGCGGACGAGATCCTGGCCATGATCGCCCGTACCGAGGTGCGCGCTTTATCCGGCACAGTGGTGCAAACCGCTGATTTGGGTCTGCCTGAGATTCCCACTGCTGGCCCGGGAATCGTACCTGGGGCCACCTCGGCACTTGAACTGCTCACAGGTTCGCACACCGCCCGCGTTTATCTGGACGGACCCTCCAAAGCCAAGCTGCAGATCCTGGACAGGATGGCCGAGCGTGACTTTGTGGTCAACGGCGGCGATGCCTGGTTCTACAATTCCGCTGACAACAGCGCTACGCATCTGAGCGTCCCTGTGCCCTCATTGGCAGACCGGGGAAAGTCCCTTCCGACTGAATCAACGCGTCCTGACATTCCCACTCCGGAGGTAATGGCACGTCACTTCCTGTCAGCCATCGATTCCAGCACTGAGGTAACGGTGGGCGAAGCTTCCACCGTTGCGGGTCGAAGCGCTTACCGGTTGAGCCTGGTGCCGCGCAGTGACGGGACACTGGTTGATTCTTTGTCGATCAACGTCGACTCCGAAACTGGATTGCCGCTGGGCGTCGAGGTTCGCGCGAAGGGCCAGCCGGAGCCTGCTTATTCACTTGCCTATACCGAGGTGAACTTCTCCACACCTGACGCGGCCTTGTTTAACTTCACTCCTCCGGCCGGTGCAACTGTCACGGAGAAGCCGGCCCCCATGAAGCCGGCCCCCATGAAGCCGGCCCCCAGCAAGCCAATGCCGCCGGAGATGGGAGATCCTGCCGTCCCGGCACCGGATGAGCCTGTTCCGGCACCTGGGGGATCATCCATTCCCGCACTCCCCCGCCCCAGCCCTTCAGTGACCGGCGAAGGCTGGGACACCGTGATCGGGTTGCCCGCTGGAACGGCGCCCGCTGATCTCACATCCAACCCGCAACTCGCCCAGGTCCTGCAACCCGTGAATGGCGGACGGGCGTTGACCACGGCCCTGGTGAGCGTCCTCATTCTCGACGACGGCCGCGTGTATGCCGGCTTGGTGCCTTTGGACCGGCTCGAATCAGCCGCGAATGCACAATGA
- a CDS encoding SIS domain-containing protein: MTITPTSPGVPHSIPATPGAKMAHEISEQPQVLAGLLDSGRQQFVAMADTIKRTSPRFVLLAARGTSDHAALYAKYLIEISLGLPVGLASPSTLTAYGATPQLEGVLWLAVSQSGGSPDLVESTAAARRLGALTVAVTNSPGSPLAGAAQHRVDILAGSETAVAATKSYTAQLLALWLLVDAWRGGTSTNAAGIPDWAASVLADDAVLDVAGSYRFAERIITTGRGYSYPTAREGALKLMETSYLPAQAFSGADLLHGPFAMIDSQHPVIAVVPEGIGGTAMRPVLERLAERGAHVCVVGDLSAALPGSLVVPLPAGVPEELSPILQILPLQRLALQLSVERGNDPDAPRGLMKVTETW; the protein is encoded by the coding sequence ATGACCATCACTCCTACCTCCCCAGGCGTCCCGCACTCTATTCCGGCCACTCCAGGTGCCAAGATGGCCCATGAGATCAGCGAGCAGCCCCAGGTACTCGCCGGACTCCTGGATTCGGGCCGCCAGCAGTTCGTTGCCATGGCGGACACCATCAAGAGGACGTCCCCGCGGTTTGTCCTGCTTGCCGCCCGCGGCACGAGTGACCACGCGGCGTTGTATGCGAAGTACCTCATTGAAATCAGTCTGGGATTGCCGGTTGGCCTTGCCTCGCCGTCGACCCTTACTGCGTATGGAGCCACGCCCCAACTGGAAGGTGTGCTGTGGTTGGCGGTAAGCCAGTCCGGCGGTTCACCGGACCTGGTGGAGTCGACGGCGGCAGCCCGCCGTCTTGGCGCCCTCACCGTGGCGGTGACCAACTCTCCAGGGTCCCCGTTGGCCGGGGCTGCGCAACATCGCGTGGATATCCTGGCCGGGAGCGAAACTGCGGTGGCGGCTACCAAGAGCTACACGGCACAGCTTCTGGCTCTGTGGTTGTTGGTGGATGCGTGGCGTGGTGGAACGTCCACCAACGCGGCGGGCATTCCTGACTGGGCCGCTTCGGTGCTGGCTGACGATGCCGTGTTGGACGTGGCCGGCAGTTACCGCTTTGCCGAGCGCATCATCACTACGGGTCGCGGCTATTCCTATCCCACTGCGAGGGAGGGTGCCTTGAAGCTCATGGAAACTTCCTACCTTCCCGCGCAGGCATTCTCTGGCGCAGACCTCCTGCATGGACCGTTTGCGATGATCGACTCCCAGCATCCTGTGATTGCCGTTGTACCGGAGGGAATCGGGGGAACGGCCATGCGCCCGGTCCTGGAGAGGCTCGCAGAACGGGGTGCCCACGTGTGCGTGGTGGGTGACCTCTCTGCCGCCCTTCCGGGTAGTTTGGTTGTTCCTTTGCCTGCGGGCGTTCCGGAGGAGCTTTCTCCTATCCTGCAGATCCTGCCGCTCCAGCGGCTGGCCTTGCAGTTGTCGGTGGAACGCGGCAACGATCCGGATGCTCCGCGTGGCCTGATGAAGGTGACTGAGACCTGGTAG
- a CDS encoding BadF/BadG/BcrA/BcrD ATPase family protein — MTPAVLGLHIGGSKTHAVRSELDSDPGQGTEPSNEAPLEITEASANLSSVGHQGADAVLRRIAAAVGDGVQAVCAGAAGADTPASRAVLSALLTERFPGARVEVVHDTRIVLAAADLDAGAVLVAGTGSVAWGRNREGREARSGGYGYLLGDEGGGYSVVRDAVREALREYYAGLEPGTMVSALLAATASADALQLMDLFYAKPEPDHWAGLAPLVLDLAVEGDPAALRIQAEAAHSLATLARQVLGELGLDLPLVMAGGLLVNQEQLAGAVARKVALEDPSLIRILGHAPVHGAVKLARQLIDP; from the coding sequence GTGACGCCGGCGGTGTTGGGCCTTCATATTGGAGGTTCCAAGACACATGCTGTCCGTTCGGAGCTGGATTCGGACCCAGGCCAGGGCACGGAACCAAGCAACGAGGCACCTCTTGAGATCACCGAGGCGAGCGCCAACCTGTCCTCAGTGGGTCACCAGGGCGCAGACGCCGTGCTGCGGCGGATCGCGGCGGCTGTCGGTGACGGTGTCCAGGCGGTTTGCGCCGGTGCCGCGGGGGCTGATACTCCTGCCAGCAGGGCAGTCCTGAGTGCTTTGCTGACCGAGCGCTTTCCGGGTGCCAGGGTCGAGGTGGTCCATGACACCCGCATCGTCCTCGCCGCAGCAGACCTCGACGCCGGAGCGGTCCTGGTCGCAGGCACCGGCTCAGTAGCCTGGGGCCGGAACCGGGAGGGACGGGAGGCGCGCAGCGGAGGCTACGGCTATTTGCTCGGCGATGAAGGCGGAGGATACTCCGTGGTTCGTGACGCGGTCCGGGAGGCCCTGCGCGAGTACTACGCGGGGCTGGAACCCGGCACGATGGTCAGCGCCCTTTTAGCTGCGACGGCGAGCGCGGACGCGCTGCAGCTCATGGATCTTTTCTATGCCAAGCCAGAGCCGGACCATTGGGCTGGCCTTGCACCGTTGGTCCTGGATCTTGCGGTTGAGGGTGATCCCGCTGCGTTAAGGATTCAAGCCGAAGCCGCGCATTCCCTGGCCACGTTGGCCAGGCAAGTACTGGGCGAGCTTGGATTGGACCTGCCTTTGGTGATGGCTGGTGGTCTCCTGGTCAATCAAGAACAACTGGCAGGCGCTGTTGCCCGCAAGGTTGCCTTGGAGGATCCCTCACTGATCAGGATCCTGGGCCACGCCCCGGTGCACGGCGCGGTAAAGCTGGCCCGGCAATTGATCGATCCCTGA
- a CDS encoding MFS transporter — MQRAISEERGGGLREMLRVPYLRATVFVVGLGFFIQITGINAVVYYSPRIFEAMGFSGNAALLLLPAAVQVASLVAVFVSLSLVDRLGRRPVLLTGIGMMVVANVLLVGVFMAGQDFGGLLTVLGFLGVLLFTVGFTFGFGALVWVYAGESFPSRLRSLGASAMLTSDLVANVLVAAFFLTMLQRLGGAGTFAVFGVLAILGFMFVRKFAPETKGRPLEEIQQYWENGGKWPEADAAGHIPAQEDTEPAVVR; from the coding sequence ATGCAGCGGGCCATCAGCGAAGAACGCGGCGGCGGCCTGCGTGAAATGCTGCGCGTTCCCTACCTCCGCGCAACGGTGTTCGTGGTTGGCCTGGGCTTCTTCATCCAAATCACCGGCATCAATGCCGTGGTCTACTACAGCCCCAGGATCTTTGAAGCCATGGGCTTCAGCGGCAATGCAGCGCTCCTGTTGCTTCCCGCGGCAGTGCAGGTTGCCTCGCTCGTCGCTGTCTTTGTTTCGCTGTCATTGGTGGACCGTCTGGGCCGCCGCCCGGTGTTGTTGACGGGCATAGGCATGATGGTGGTGGCCAATGTCCTGTTGGTAGGTGTCTTCATGGCCGGCCAGGACTTCGGCGGCCTGCTCACCGTCCTTGGCTTCCTGGGCGTTCTTCTTTTCACGGTCGGCTTCACGTTCGGGTTCGGTGCACTGGTGTGGGTATACGCCGGCGAGAGCTTCCCCTCCCGGCTCCGCTCGCTTGGTGCAAGCGCGATGCTGACCTCCGATCTGGTGGCAAATGTCCTGGTGGCAGCGTTCTTCCTGACCATGCTTCAGCGGTTGGGTGGTGCAGGCACCTTCGCAGTGTTCGGTGTTCTGGCTATCCTCGGCTTTATGTTTGTCCGCAAGTTCGCTCCCGAGACGAAGGGCCGCCCCTTGGAGGAAATACAGCAGTACTGGGAAAACGGTGGGAAGTGGCCGGAGGCTGACGCGGCCGGACACATCCCCGCACAGGAAGACACCGAACCGGCGGTTGTCCGGTGA
- a CDS encoding GntR family transcriptional regulator → MSNMSTDVAAAMPKYYVLKTELLASIAGLQPGTLIPTERALAEKYKTSRTTVRQAISELVAEGKLGRIQGHGTFVAPPKMTHVRQLTSFSDDARNQGLRPDSNLLSLAVAKADVDVAAHLGIDPGDGVTRLERIRLIDGEPLAHEVAYLPGKLPRFKANLEKAGSLYAALADIYGIHISDVEDTVETALAGPEDVRLLGIEMGAPLLVVHRLARDAAGVPVEWTRSTFRGDRFRFVSRVKSGA, encoded by the coding sequence ATGTCCAATATGTCCACAGATGTCGCGGCGGCAATGCCCAAGTACTACGTCCTCAAGACCGAGCTGCTTGCCTCGATCGCCGGACTCCAGCCGGGCACTCTCATCCCCACGGAACGGGCTCTGGCGGAGAAGTACAAGACGTCCCGCACCACCGTTCGGCAAGCGATCAGCGAGCTCGTCGCGGAGGGGAAACTGGGCCGCATCCAGGGGCATGGCACCTTTGTTGCGCCGCCAAAGATGACCCACGTGCGGCAGCTCACGTCCTTCTCCGACGACGCAAGGAACCAAGGCCTGCGGCCTGACTCCAACCTCCTGTCCCTGGCTGTGGCCAAGGCGGACGTCGACGTCGCAGCGCATTTGGGAATCGATCCTGGCGATGGCGTCACACGCCTTGAGCGAATTCGCTTGATCGACGGCGAACCCCTGGCCCACGAGGTGGCTTACCTACCGGGCAAGCTGCCACGCTTCAAGGCAAACCTGGAAAAGGCCGGTTCTCTCTATGCAGCCCTGGCCGACATTTACGGCATCCATATCTCCGACGTCGAGGACACCGTGGAGACAGCACTGGCTGGACCGGAGGACGTCCGGCTGCTCGGGATCGAAATGGGGGCGCCGTTGCTGGTGGTCCACCGCCTGGCGCGGGATGCTGCGGGGGTCCCTGTCGAATGGACGCGCAGCACGTTCCGCGGCGACCGGTTCCGCTTCGTTTCCCGGGTGAAGTCGGGCGCCTGA
- a CDS encoding PaaX family transcriptional regulator C-terminal domain-containing protein, with the protein MSAVLDDMDSRPGSTTSLLRTVIGLYLREAGGWMSAKDIVVLMEALGTSGTVTRTALGRLRKKDVVLQETRDGIPGFTLTEGAASMLARGDRRIYNPTSMSPSDPWCLVSFSIPETEREKRHQLRRRLHWIGCGTVAAGLWICPDTLRGEVEEILADLELRGMATLFVTQTPLVGGSLEDAASKWWDLDAVAELYKDFIREHGSAVPARDGAGIDAGAFARYVQCIDRWRIIPYLDPGLPGTFLPEDWPGAQGTALFKQIMDAYAQPSADFVRRTLQGSTAVTVS; encoded by the coding sequence GTGAGTGCCGTTCTTGACGATATGGACTCCCGTCCCGGGAGTACCACGTCGTTGCTGCGAACCGTCATTGGCTTGTACCTGCGGGAAGCGGGCGGTTGGATGTCGGCCAAGGACATTGTCGTCCTCATGGAGGCCCTTGGCACGTCCGGCACTGTGACCCGGACGGCCCTGGGCCGCCTGCGGAAGAAGGACGTTGTCCTTCAGGAGACGCGCGACGGGATCCCCGGTTTCACGCTGACCGAAGGAGCGGCTTCCATGCTGGCCCGCGGCGATCGCAGGATTTACAACCCCACCAGCATGTCACCGTCCGATCCGTGGTGCCTCGTTTCCTTTTCGATTCCGGAGACGGAGCGGGAGAAGCGTCACCAGTTGCGGCGCAGGCTCCACTGGATTGGTTGCGGGACGGTGGCCGCCGGCCTGTGGATCTGCCCGGATACCCTTCGTGGCGAGGTGGAGGAAATCCTCGCCGACCTCGAACTCCGGGGAATGGCCACCCTCTTCGTGACGCAAACCCCGCTGGTGGGCGGCAGCCTGGAGGATGCCGCCTCGAAGTGGTGGGATCTGGACGCGGTAGCGGAACTCTACAAGGATTTCATCCGCGAGCACGGGTCTGCCGTGCCCGCCCGGGACGGCGCCGGCATCGATGCCGGCGCCTTTGCCAGGTATGTCCAATGCATTGACCGCTGGCGGATCATCCCCTACCTCGACCCCGGGCTGCCCGGGACATTCCTGCCCGAAGACTGGCCCGGGGCCCAAGGAACTGCGTTGTTCAAGCAGATTATGGACGCCTACGCACAACCAAGTGCGGACTTCGTGCGCCGCACCTTGCAGGGAAGTACCGCGGTTACTGTTTCCTAG